From the Manihot esculenta cultivar AM560-2 chromosome 3, M.esculenta_v8, whole genome shotgun sequence genome, one window contains:
- the LOC110610330 gene encoding protein starmaker — protein MYNGIGLQTPRGSGTNGYIQTNKFFVKPKTGKVAHDTKGFEADQGTAGISKKPNKDILEHDRKRQILLKLTVLEDKLIEQGYTDAEIAEKLEEARENLEAASAAEGSDGPAAIVATEKKVSDTQSHQIAARKEKQMETLRAALGIRMSEPSEQNVEMSDDGPQNGGKTGPTDDSKWGEKREHAFLDRDFSRKKSTAENQNADKNDKKKNKKKERDGLDDLMKHYKKGESDDRTDSDTDSDPRNGKKKKSSKKHVKSRIRDSDSESDDSASDDDTDSNSGGRKKNRTLAKSTKSKRHDNKSYDSASDDGADSDNMKKKKKNSDKSAKSRIHDNDSDDYTDSDYGRKKESRSLEKAGRSRRRRYDSETDDSSSDDGTDSDNGQKNKSSKPPMRGRSRRYDSDINDSTSDDGTDSDKGRKKKSKTLVKPTISRRHDSDDSSSDDDIDFDKRKKKKNRTLEKPKKSRRNDSDDSTTDDDNDYAIEKNKNRTSEKYERSRRHDSDVDDSLTDDDDVRKVTPKQEVGNYKKIHRRHDSDLDLNLSKHRTEEMKQHEKISSQHDSEDSSDTDGEVRREKSPLGKLRSQGNRSSRIGNDDSNLEDRWKSEDIPGRSSRIHSKDDELKREARRSDRDYEGHGGEKRHMRDEVDRRSGRYRRDEEDGEHRRRGKDDYDQQYGSRRHARAEEEERRRKGHDDRDYAGRGREMRHRMDEEAGHGREMRHRREEEEHKERKYRREEHDEKYGKHVKAEDDQRYGSRRRGRDEEGERGSKSDVRDRQMESSKRARYGDSRSDERKRYENDKCDDDRARY, from the exons ATGTACAACGGAATAGGGTTACAGACCCCAAGAGGGTCAGGCACTAATGGGTATATACAAACCAACAAATTCTTTGTGAAGCCAAAAACTGGTAAAGTTGCTCATGACACCAAAGGATTTGAGGCTGACCAGGGTACTGCTGGTATCAGCAAGAAGCCAAATAAGGATATCCTGGAGCATGACCGCAAGCGCCAAATCCTTCTCAAACTTACTGTGCTTGAAGACAAACTTATTGAACAAGGATATACAGATGCTGAAATTGCTGAGAAGCTTGAGGAAGCTCGTGAGAATTTGGAGGCTGCCTCAGCCGCAGAGGGAAGCGATGGACCTGCTGCTATAGTGGCTACCGAGAAAAA GGTTTCTGATACGCAGTCCCATCAAATTGCTGCTAGAAAGGAAAAACAGATGGAAACATTAAGGGCGGCTTTAGGGATCAGAATGTCTGAACCCAGTGAACAAAATGTTGAAATGTCAGATGATGGACCACAAAATGGTGGGAAGACTGGGCCAACTGATGATAGCAAGTGGGGTGAGAAACGTGAACATGCCTTTTTGGATAGAGATTTTAGCCGGAAGAAATCTACGGCTGAAAATCAAAATGCCGATAAGAACGAtaagaagaagaacaagaagaaagagagagacggGCTTGATGATTTGATGAAACACTACAAGAAGGGAGAAAGTGATGATAGGACTGACTCTGATACTGACTCTGACCCTCGCAATGGCAAGAAGAAGAAATCTTCAAAGAAGCATGTGAAAAGCAGAATACGTGACTCGGACAGTGAGAGTGATGATTCTGCTAGTGATGATGACACTGATTCTAACAGTGGGGGGAGGAAGAAGAATAGAACTTTGGCGAAATCCACAAAAAGCAAAAGGCATGACAATAAAAGTTATGATTCTGCTAGTGATGATGGCGCAGATTCTGAcaatatgaagaagaagaaaaaaaattcagataAATCTGCAAAAAGCAGAATACATGACAATGATAGTGATGATTACACTGATTCCGACTATGGGAGGAAAAAGGAAAGCAGATCTTTGGAGAAAGCCGGgagaagtagaagaagaagatatgACAGTGAGACAGATGATTCTTCTAGTGATGATGGCACTGATTCAGACAATGGGCAGAAAAACAAAAGCAGTAAACCACCCATGAGAGGCAGAAGCAGAAGATATGACAGTGACATAAATGATTCTACTAGTGATGATGGCACTGATTCTGACAAAGGGAGGAAAAAGAAGAGCAAAACTCTGGTGAAACCCACTATTAGCAGAAGACATGACAGTGATGATTCGTCTAGCGATGATGACATCGATTTtgacaaaaggaaaaagaaaaagaatagaaCTTTGGAGAAACCCAAGAAAAGCAGAAGAAATGACTCTGATGATTCTACTACTGATGATGATAATGATTATGCCATTGAGAAGAACAAGAACAGAACTTCTGAGAAGTATGAGAGAAGCAGAAGACATGATAGTGATGTGGATGATTCCTTgactgatgatgatgatgttagAAAGGTTACTCCCAAACAGGAAGTTGGAAACTACAAGAAAATTCATAGGAGGCATGATTCTGACCTTGATTTGAACTTATCTAAGCATAGAACTGAGGAGATGAAGCAGCATGAGAAAATAAGTAGTCAGCATGACTCTGAGGATAGCTCTGACACTGATGGTGAGGTGAGAAGGGAGAAAAGTCCACTTGGTAAGCTTAGAAGTCAGGGAAATAGAAGTAGCAGGATAGGAAATGATGATAGCAATTTGGAGGATCGTTGGAAGAGTGAGGACATACCTGGGAGAAGTAGCAGGATTCATAGCAAGGATGATGAATTGAAACGCGAAGCCAGGAGGAGTGATCGGGATTATGAAGGGCATGGAGGAGAGAAAAGGCACATGAGGGATGAAGTGGATCGTAGAAGTGGAAGGTATCGAAGAGATGAAGAGGATGGTGAGCATCGAAGGCGTGGAAAGGATGATTATGATCAGCAGTATGGAAGTCGAAGACATGCAAGAGCAGAGGAAGAAGAGCGAAGAAGGAAAGGTCATGATGATAGGGATTATGCAGGGCGTGGAAGGGAGATGAGGCACCGCATGGATGAAGAGGCAGGGCATGGAAGGGAGATGAGGCACCGTAGGGAGGAAGAGGAACATAAAGAGAGAAAGTATAGAAGAGAAGAGCACGATGAGAAGTATGGAAAGCATGTAAAAGCTGAAGACGATCAACGGTATGGAAGTCGAAGGCGTGGAAGAGATGAAGAAGGAGAGCGAGGAAGCAAAAGTGATGTGAGGGACAGACAGATGGAATCCTCCAAGAGAGCTAGGTATGGTGATTCTCGATCAGATGAGAGGAAAAGATATGAAAATGATAAATGTGATGATGATCGAGCCAGGTACTGA